A DNA window from Archocentrus centrarchus isolate MPI-CPG fArcCen1 chromosome 15, fArcCen1, whole genome shotgun sequence contains the following coding sequences:
- the cst3 gene encoding cystatin C (amyloid angiopathy and cerebral hemorrhage), whose product MWKVALTVLAAVFAVGSETLVGGLTDIDTNDEGARNALNFAVVQHNRRSNDMYLSQVAQVIRVQSQVVAGVKYVITAKMAKTHCKKNSVDEVCEIQADAKPFVCTFEVWSRPWLNEIQLLRQNCKH is encoded by the exons ATGTGGAAGGTGGCTTTGACTGTTCTTGCGGCCGTTTTCGCCGTTGGGTCTGAGACTTTGGTAGGCGGCCTCACAGACATCGATACCAACGATGAAGGTGCGCGAAATGCGCTGAACTTCGCCGTCGTCCAACACAACAGACGCAGCAACGACATGTACCTCAGTCAAGTGGCACAAGTGATCAGGGTTCAGTCACAG GTGGTTGCTGGTGTGAAGTACGTCATAACTGCAAAAATGGCAAAGACCCACTGCAAAAAGAACAGTGTAGATGAAGTGTGCGAAATCCAGGCAGATGCTAAG CCCTTCGTGTGCACATTTGAAGTGTGGAGCCGCCCATGGCTTAATGAGATACAGCTGCTGCGTCAGAATTGCAAACACTGA
- the ephx5 gene encoding epoxide hydrolase 1, which translates to MQRLEILKETFFGLGVVQQQLLIGSAVAAGGILTYIVFKRKKAKTIPLGEGWWGAGEKTRSEDQKIYPFQVQTSDKEIKDLYERIDRTRYAEPLEDSRFHYGFNSTYLKKVVSYWRHEFDWKKQVAVLNKYPHFKTKIEGLDVHFIHVRPPHRENQKVLPLMLIHGWPGSFYEFYKILPLLTQSRDGIVFEVVCPSIPGYGFSEAPHKQGFNSLSAARIFLTLMERLGFSQFYLQGGDWGSLITTNMAQMKPQCVKGLHLNMCMSNRGFKVLMSMLIGPYLPFLVGLSREDVRRLFPFFEKNVWEMLRESGYLHIQGTKPDTAGCAVNDSPVGLAAYLLEKFSTWTDFKNRDLEDGGLERKFSLDDLLTNVMIYWTTGSITSSMRFYKENFKSNPNNRVDAKTEIFVPTGLAAFPMELMHCPKSWAQIRYRNIYSYTFMPRGGHFAAFEEPHLLADDIFNFVKKVEKF; encoded by the exons ATGCAAAGACTGGAGATTTTGAA GGAGACTTTCTTTGGCTTGGGTGTTGTCCAGCAGCAGCTATTAATCGGGTCTGCGGTTGCAGCAGGTGGAATATTGACATACATAGtattcaaaaggaaaaaagcaaaaactattCCCCTCGGGGAAGGATGGTGGGGAGCAGGAGAGAAGACACGGTCAGAAGATCAGAAAATCTACCCTTTTCAAGTGCAGACCTCAGACAAAGAGATTAAG GATCTCTATGAGCGCATCGACAGGACACGCTATGCTGAGCCTTTAGAAGATAGCAGGTTCCACTATGGCTTCAATTCCACTTATCTGAAGAAAGTGGTTTCCTATTGGAGGCATGAGTTTGACTGGAAAAAGCAGGTGGCTGTGCTCAACAAGTACCCACACTTCAAAACCAAAATAGAAG GACTGGACGTGCACTTCATCCATGTGCGTCCACCGCACCGCGAGAATCAGAAGGTTCTGCCTCTCATGCTCATTCACGGCTGGCCCGGCTCCTTCTATGAGTTCTACAAGATTCTGCCGCTTCTCACTCAGAGCCGCGATGGCATTGTGTTTGAGGTTGTATGTCCATCCATCCCTGGCTACGGTTTCTCAGAAGCCCCTCACAAACAAG GGTTCAACAGCCTCTCTGCTGCCCGAATTTTCCTGACACTGATGGAGCGTTTGGGGTTCTCTCAGTTCTATCTGCAGGGAGGGGACTGGGGCTCGCTCATCACCACCAACATGGCGCAGATGAAGCCTCA ATGCGTAAAAGGTCTCCACCTAAACATGTGTATGTCAAATAGGGGATTCAAGGTGCTGATGTCTATGTTGATCGGTCCTTATCTGCCCTTCTTGGTGGGTTTAAGTCGGGAGGATGTTCGCCGCTTGTTCCCATTCTTTGAGAAGAATGTCTGGGAGATGCTGAGAGAATCGGGCTACCTTCACATTCAGGGCACTAAACCAGACACTGCAG GCTGTGCAGTGAATGACTCTCCTGTAGGCTTGGCAGCCTACCTTCTGGAAAAGTTCTCCACCTGGACCGATTTTAAGAACAGAGATCTGGAGGACGGTGGGCTGGAGAG AAAATTCAGCCTGGATGATCTCTTGACAAACGTCATGATCTACTGGACCACAGGCTCCATCACTTCCTCCATGCGCTTCTACAAAGAGAACTTTAAGAGTAATCCTAACAACAGAGTGGATGCCAA GACAGAGATATTTGTGCCCACTGGACTTGCAGCCTTCCCTATGGAGCTCATGCATTGCCCTAAGTCGTGGGCACAAATTAGGTATCGAAACATCTACTCCTACACTTTCATGCCCAGAGGAGGCCACTTTGCTGCCTTTGAAGAGCCCCACCTGCTTGCTGACGACATTTTCAATTTTGTCAAGAAAGTGGAGAAGTTCTGA
- the mad2l1bp gene encoding MAD2L1-binding protein produces MAEDSNILKLISNSEDTENVSTVKSDDLGITRRLSFSSKTDISLAEEPKMTPEVLVLQQGVSDDANSCRVSPEITEQLSPPAVNAHLKAKNAMKLKDASPKQRCVNDTDDKENAAILSEAATQNDAEEDDTSSQGGFKHFKATAGVQNDAEDRDAEMVRRAQEEGCVNVVFPGTVTQEGCCRFVSEILKCILYQRQQLPMTYDQLVYSQRKRQASVQDKDAVNRRPVLSADMDWRKCQQTLQELEEVLQQLEVLFSLSRVPRVLLLMGGSLVLPKELYEINMEALVSAGGNQCLRVSSCLRQLFRTLFVADLLSDTRPVRLMPTTVLVLAHRDCGVGWFRPKLQFKVPARVKKQIIALSSDPNICKEPRAEGSDWQEDYVWFQAPVTIKGFSN; encoded by the exons ATGGCAGAAGACTCGAACATATTAAAACTAATATCAAACTCCGAGGATACGGAAAATGTTTCTACAGTTAAAAGCGACGATCTCGGGATAACGAGGCGGCTCTCCTTTTCGTCAAAAACGGATATTAGCTTAGCGGAAGAGCCGAAGATGACACCCGAAGTCCTAGTGTTACAACAAGGTGTATCCGACGACGCAAATTCATGCCGAGTTTCTCCGGAAATCACCGAACAACTCTCACCACCCGCCGTAAACGCACATTTAAAGGCTAAAAATGCCATGAAATTAAAAGACGCCTCTCCTAAACAGCGCTGTGTGAACGACACTGACGATAAGGAAAACGCCGCTATCCTCTCCGAAGCGGCCACTCAAA ATGACGCAGAAGAAGACGACACTTCTTCTCAGGGAGGGTTTAAACATTTCAAAGCGACTGCCGGTGTTCAAAATGATGCCGAGGACAGAGATGCTGAGATGGTGAGGAGAGCGCAGGAAGAAGGCTGCGTGAACGTGGTCTTTCCTGGCACTGTAACTCAGGAAGGCTGCTGTCGTTTTGTAAGTGAGATCCTCAAGTGCATCCTCTATCAAAGACAGCAGCTGCCCATGACGTACGACCAGCTGGTATACTCCCAGAGGAAGCGGCAAGCTTCAGTGCAG gataAAGACGCAGTGAATCGGAGACCAGTGCTGTCTGCAGACATGGACTGGCGCAAGTGCCAGCAGACCCttcaggagctggaggaggtgctgcagcagctggaggtGCTGTTTTCCCTCAGCAGGGTGCCCCGCGTGCTGCTGTTAATGGGCGGCTCGCTCGTCCTCCCGAAAGAGCTGTACGAGATAAATATGGAGGCTCTGGTATCAGCCGGTGGCAATCAGTGTCTTCGGGTGTCATCATGCTTGAGGCAACTCTTCCGCACTCTTTTTGTGGCTGACCTTTTGTCCGACACCAGACCTGTTCGTTTAATGCCCACCACTGTTTTGGTGCTGGCTCACAGGGACTGTGGTGTAGGCTGGTTTCGCCCTAAACTCCAATTTAAAGTCCCAGCTCGTGTAAAGAAACAAATTATTGCTCTGTCTAGTGATCCAAACATCTGTAAGGAACCAAGGGCTGAGGGGTCAGACTGGCAGGAGGATTATGTGTGGTTTCAGGCACCCGTGACTATTAAAGGCTTCAGTAATTGA